The Carassius auratus strain Wakin chromosome 19, ASM336829v1, whole genome shotgun sequence genomic sequence GCTCAGTGAACGGTACCGCTGCGCGCGCATTTACATTTTTACGACGGAAGTGCTACGGCTGAAACCCGGAGGAAAGCGACAACGGGAGTGAAAACGAAGCGGAATTAGTCAATGAGAGggaggagagagcgagagagaaggaGTGTGTGCGACAGCCGACAGGGAGGCTGCAGGACGCTGGGGCCGAGGTGGACGTGGCGGGTCCGGCAGGGGTTTGATGAGGGTTCAGCTTACGGCGCGTTGATGGCCGCAATAAAAGCAATGAACAGGTAAAAAAAATCGCCGGGGCGTTCTCCCAAGCGATTTTATTCGCGCTCTActgttttcatctttttttcctcCTCCTGTCTCTCCTGATAAGTGGTGATGAGAGCGTGCATGAACCGCGCAAGTCATGCAACTCACCACGTACGCTCTTCAATCGCTGCGAGCCTTTGCATTGTTATGCAAAGGTGAACGAGTCGATGTTTGCTTTCAGAAGTTGCTGCTGGCTCAACTTTCCCTCAGCGGATCGTTCAGTTGGCTGATGCAGAGACGTTCAGCTACAAACAAGATGGCCACTGGCTCGCGCACGCTGAAGCTGTGGCATTTTTACCCTCCTGCCTTTGTATGTTCATCACCACCGCTGGAAACACCGAAACGCGCCCTGCATGCCGATATACCCGCTATTCGCAACCGGTTCTGTGTTTATATCGGATGCTCTCCGGTCCCTGGCGTCGTGGATTAAAACGTTCcctcttaagaaaaaaaaagaagatttattGTGTGCAAAAACGCCGCCAGATTCAAGAAAGGCAGCAGAAAAGTGCATGATGCGTGGCGAACTAGCGAAGCTACCTTGATTAGTTGGTTTAGTGTTTTCCATTAAGATCGAAGAGCTTTTGCGACGTTTTACAACGCACATTTACGTCAAGTTTctttatattcttatttttgttGTCTTGGTTTTTCGCCGGCCTAAAATGTGTACTTTCACAATCAGTCGGCACAGGCAATTACACGAATGCCACGAcgttgtaattatacatttataagctGGAATCCAGCTCTTTTGTTTGATTCCCTCACAAATTTgcatggtatttttattttttttggactatTTAATAACAGATTATGATGGGAACATCTGGTTGTAATGTTCCTGCGATGTGTCAGATTGACTTTGACATCTTGATGTGTAGATGCTTATGTCAGGTTATTGTTCTCGTTCATGTATGATACAAGCTGTAAGCAGATACATTACAAATGTAAGGGTCCTCCAGAGCAAAATTATATACCAAGGGtttgtttaatttcatgttttgcataaaaatgtTCAAGCCATGCAAGCAACAGCCATTATAAAATGACTTTTGAAGTACaggcaaaaaaacaaattatgtgaATCAATGTTTGATTGAGCATTACTTGAAATGCTAACTTTAGTCCTGCAAAAGGTCCATTCAAGTCATGTCGAAATAACTGCATTTGTAAGATCAGTGCACATGAATGCAATCATAAAGTCATAATTACCAGTGTAAAACTCTTAAGCTATTCAGTTAAACAGCAATGATGAAAACAAATTGCTTCATTAGCGACTGTGAATGCTAATGGCACAATCTAGTTTGCAAAAGTAGCAATAAAGTTagacagaaaataatatttagctGGTTTGTGATAAAACAGACGTGTGACTAAAATATATTTCCCAGCACGTTAAATTACACAGATAAAAGAAATATGAAATTGTCCACCTAGTGTCAATTGAGCCCAATCTGTATGTGTAAaggacatttaaaaatacaaatgtagatCAAAGTGATTATCAAACATTACATAGAAAAGACcatactaaaaacaaaaaaaaatcatataatacCCAAAATTGCAGACTTGTTCAAATGGCAATTAAAATAAGTGTTAAGtctgcttttaaaaacataaaatagtgaTTGGATTTAATCTTCACCCTCCACAGAAAATGTCTGTTTTCTGACCAAAATTTGGCCGTGGCATAATTGTGATGTGTGTTGGTTCTCttccatttttaatacattttgcactagggtcaaaaaatatataaaacttgcATTATAATGAAATTTCAGTTGAGCAATAATAGAACAATTTTAGCCCAATAAAATATGGGGAAAGTTTGgttccattttttaaaatattttacatagttttgtaattttgtatctAATTAAAGGAAGATTAATTTGGTGTTTAAATTATGTGCAAtgaattttgtcttttatttccCCATCCAGGAGCCAGGGGAATCACCGTTATTCCTAACCCAGGCCAGAGGTTGTCAAAGTTGACAATCCCCAATCAGGAATCCCGCTTTTATTTGTGTGAAAGTAAAGTATAATACTCATAACAGACGCTTCGGTCGGGCGGTGGAGTAGTTTCCACCAGGATGGCAGAGTTGGAGACAGAATGCATCACTTTAGGACTAAACAATTTGGTGTCGGAGTGCGGCACGCCGCCGCCACTTGACCCTTTACAAGCAGAGTGCACCACGCCAACCCTGACCATGCTGTCATCAGAATGCAGCACGCCGACACTCAGCTCGCTGGCCTCCGAGATCGTAGAGCCCATGGCTATGCTGCCATTCATCAAAAGCGAGCCCGACCTCGACCCCATCTGCACGGTTGACCTGTCCGTGATCCAGCCACTAAGCACGGCCGAGCTAGGCTCCGAACAGATAAAGATGGAGATCAGCGGCCTGGACTACATCAAATCGGAGCACCACAGTGACCTCCATTCCTTCCACAGCACGGAGCTGGACTCCTACAAGTCACACTACGAACCCAGTCTGGTGTTCGACTACATCACTCACGTCTCAGACAGCTTGGAGTACATCAAGTCAGAGCAACATTCGGACCTCTACAGCTACTACGCCAGCGAGCTCGGCGCCATCAAGACCGAGTACGAGCCTAACCTCATGTCCAGCCACATCAAGACCGAGATGAACGGCTTGGAGTCCATTCACATGGCGGAGCTGCGCACCGAACTCAACAAGCTTCGGCCCGAAACCGTAATCGACGGCATGGGAAAAATGGACTCGGATTTCCAATCGGGAAACCTTTACGAACTGACGTCCGTCCAGGTGAGCAAAGCAACTGGCGCACACAACCAAACCAGCACAAAAGGCCATGCGCCGACTCCACGCAAACCTCGCAACCTCACAGGTGAGAAGCCATTCTCCTGCACTCAGTGCGGGAAGAACTTCAGCACCCTCGGTAACCTGAAGACTCACCAACGCATCCATACCGGCGAGAGGCCTTACACCTGCTCCCAGTGCGGGAAGAGCTTCGGGCAGGCCGGGAACTTGAAAAGGCACCAGCTCATTCACACGGGGCAAAAACCTTACACTTGCGCGCACTGCCCGAAGGGTTTCACCAAAGCGGATGATCTCCGCTCGCATCAGCGGCTGCACACGGGCGAGAAGCCGTTCAGTTGCGCCGAGTGCGGTAAGAGCTTCGGCCAAACGAAGGAACTCAAAGCCCACCAGTTGAGCCACACAGGAGAGCGGCCCTTTTGCTGTTCGCTGTGTGGCAAGAGCTTCACTAAAGAGTCAAGTTACCGCAATCACCAGC encodes the following:
- the LOC113119633 gene encoding zinc finger protein 883-like yields the protein MAELETECITLGLNNLVSECGTPPPLDPLQAECTTPTLTMLSSECSTPTLSSLASEIVEPMAMLPFIKSEPDLDPICTVDLSVIQPLSTAELGSEQIKMEISGLDYIKSEHHSDLHSFHSTELDSYKSHYEPSLVFDYITHVSDSLEYIKSEQHSDLYSYYASELGAIKTEYEPNLMSSHIKTEMNGLESIHMAELRTELNKLRPETVIDGMGKMDSDFQSGNLYELTSVQVSKATGAHNQTSTKGHAPTPRKPRNLTGEKPFSCTQCGKNFSTLGNLKTHQRIHTGERPYTCSQCGKSFGQAGNLKRHQLIHTGQKPYTCAHCPKGFTKADDLRSHQRLHTGEKPFSCAECGKSFGQTKELKAHQLSHTGERPFCCSLCGKSFTKESSYRNHQQIHTGEKPYSCSQCGKTFSNSGVLRTHEKIHSGEKPFGCTQCGKSFGRLGHLKAHQQIHTGERPYTCQQCGKNFSQSGHLKAHEQIHKRERPDLSSGSSGSNDSS